A stretch of DNA from Gimesia chilikensis:
GCTGATGGAGATCCATAGTCGTTCATTCTCAAGTCAGTACGTATTCGATGGGAGTTTCTATCACCTTTCCACAGGCCGTCATCAGATTGATCCGAGAGCAGAGGCGAGAGAACTCGACCGAATTGATCTGCTGTCAAATCAAGTTTATGTCCCGTTCCTTCAACATGTGGCGTTAAAGCAACACATTCTGAGAAGCTTCACATTTCGAAAACTGGTGTGCGGTAATTCCCTGTATCTGAATGGAGGTGAAGGATTTAATTTGTCTAGCTGGACGAAAATCGAGCAGTTATCGGAGTTGCAAATCCAAAATCTTCTCTTTTAAAGACTTACGCACATCGAGCTCCCCACAACGCAATCAGCACAACCGCTACAACAATCCAGACCCAGAGATACACTTTATCCGGCACCCAACCCGAAAATTATTCCTCTGATACCACTTACCTCAATCAACGTCGCTGATAATTCGAGTCAAACCACTGTTGCGGGCTGCTGTTCGTTGTGTCTGTCTCTTGTGAGCTCAGCCAATCCAGCTCCGCTAAAATAGAGTTCGTTGTCCGTCTCCCCTCACCGAACGAAAGAACTACTGATTCAAGTCGCCTGTTCTCCTCGGCACGATGGAACCACGTTTCAAAGCGCGTTCTGTCACTTTCTGGTCTGCCTTGCTTGATTATTTTGGTGTGCTTGTTAACGTTGGGAAGATTTGCGCAGAAATTCGCTACGACATTCGCATGATAATGTACATTTGCTGTTGAAAGTGATCTAAAAAAGTGCCTAGACGCGACGACATTAAGAAGATTTTGATTCTTGGCTCCGGTCCGATTGTCATCGGGCAGGCATGTGAATTTGACTATTCGGGAACGCAGGCCTGTAAGGCCCTCCGCGAAGATGGTTATGAAGTGGTGCTGGTCAACTCCAACCCCGCGACCATCATGACCGACCCGGAAACCGCTCACCGCACCTACATCGAACCGATTACCTGGCAGTACATCCAGAAAGTAATCGAAATCGAAAAGCCGGACGCACTGCTCCCCACGCTGGGGGGACAGACCGGCCTGAACGCAGCCATGGACCTCGCCCGCCGCGGAATCCTTGATCAACTGGGCGTGGAACTCATCGGTGCCCGCGAAGAGGTCATCGCCAAAGCGGAAAGCCGCGACCAGTTCAAAGAAGCCATGACCAAAATCGGCCTCGACTGCCCCCGCAGTGCCGTGGTCCACAACATGGAAGAAGCCAATGCCGCGGTCAAAGATATCGGTCTGCCGATCATCATCCGCGCCAGTTACACACTCGGCGGTACCGGCGGTGGGGTGGCTTACAACCGTGAAGAGTTCGTAGAGAAAGTCCGCAGCGGGCTGGCCCTCTCCCCCGTGAACGAAGTTCTGCTGGAAGAATCCATCCTCGGCTGGAAAGAGTACGAGATGGAGGTCATGCGGGACCAGGCCGACAACGTCGTCATCATCTGCTCGATCGAAAACTTCGATCCCATGGGTGTGCACACCGGCGACTCGATCACCGTCGCCCCCGCTCAGACGCTGACCGACAAAGAATACCAGCGGATGCGCGATGCGACCATCGCCTGTATCCGCGAGATCGGCGTCGAAACCGGCGGTTCCAACGTGCAGTTCGCCATCAATCCCGATACAGGCCGCATGACGATCATCGAAATGAACCCCCGCGTCAGCCGCTCCAGTGCACTCGCTTCCAAAGCGACCGGCTTCCCGATTGCCAAAATCGCAGCCAAGCTGGCCGTCGGCTATCGCCTCGATGAAATCCGCAACGACATCACCCGGGAAACGCTCGCCTGCTTCGAGCCAACCATCGATTACGTCGTCACCAAGATCCCCCGCTGGACATTCGAAAAATTCCCCGATGCCGACCCGGTCCTCACCGTGCAGATGAAATCGGTCGGCGAAACCATGTCCATCGGCCGTACCTTCAAAGAGTCGCTGCAGAAAGCACTCCGCGGTCTGGAAATCGGTCACTTCGGGCTGGGTGGCGGTAACAAGGATCTCTGGGGCACCCCCAAGCAACCCGCGCGGGACCTGATTCAGTCCAAGCTGTCGATCCCCAACGACGAGCGGCTGTTCTACCTGCGGTACGCATTCAAATCCGGCATGAGCGTCGAAGAAGTCCACGAGCTCAGCGACATCGATCCCTGGTTCCTGAACCACATCCGTCAGCTCGTGGAATTCGAAGACAAGATCCGCGCCGTCTCCCGCCTGGAAGACCTGGACTATGCCTTCATGAAACAGGCCAAGCAGCACGGCTACTCCGACAAGCAGCTCGCCTTCTGGCTCGACTCCACCGAAATGGATGTCCGCCAGTACCGCAAGAGCCTGGGTATTGAAGCCACCTTCAAACAGGTCGATACCTGTGCTGCCGAGTTCGAAGCTTACACACCCTACTTCTACTCGACCTACGAAGAAGAAAACGAAACGCCGGGCAATCCCGATCACAAACGCCGCATCATGATTCTCGGCGGCGGACCCAACCGCATCGGCCAGGGGATTGAATTCGATTACTGCTGCTGCCAGGCTTCGTTCGCCCTGCAGGAACTGGGTATCGAAAGTATTATGGTCAACTCGAACCCCGAAACGGTCTCGACCGACTATGACACCTCCGACCACCTCTTCTTCGAACCGCTGACCACCGAAGATGTGCTCAACATCTGCGATCGTATGCAGCCGGATGGCGTCATCGTGCAGTTCGGCGGACAGACTCCGCTTAACCTCGCCCGGGGACTCGAAGCCGCCGGCATCAACATCATCGGCACCAGCCCCGAAATGATCGATGCTGCCGAAGACCGCGAACGCTTCCAGGCAATTCTTGAGAAGCTCGAACTGCATCAGCCTCCGAACGGCATCGCCACGAATATCGAGAGCGCCCGCAACGTCGCCCGCAAAATCAGCTACCCGATTCTGGTTCGCCCCAGCTACGTGCTCGGCGGTCGGGCCATGGAAATCTGCTACGACGAAGAATCGCTGGTCCGCTACATGAACGAAGCGGTCAGTGCCTCTCCAGACCATCCGGTCCTCGTCGATCAGTTCCTCGAAGACGCGATCGAAGTCGATGTTGACGCCATCTCCGACGGCATCACCACCCTGGTCGGGGGCGTGATGGAACACATCGAAGAAGCTGGCGTGCACTCCGGTGACTCGGCCTGTGTCCTGCCACCTCACTCGCTCCCCGATTCCGTCATCGACGAAATCAAACGGGCCACACATGCCCTCGCTCGCGAACTCAAGGTCAAAGGCCTGATGAATATCCAGTTCGCGGTGAAGAAGACCGAAGACGATTACATCGTCTACATCCTCGAGGTCAACCCGCGTGCCAGCCGGACGTCGCCGTTCGTCTCCAAGGCCACCGGGCTCCCGCTGCCTAAAATCGCCGCCAAAGTCATGGCCGGTGTCTCGCTGCTGGAACAGAACGTGACCAAAGAACCGAAACCCAAACACACCTCGGTCAAAGAGAGTGTCTTCCCCTTCTCCCGCTTCCTGGGTGTCGACATCATCCTCGGCCCCGAAATGCGGTCTACCGGGGAAGTCATGGGAATCTCGGATGGCTTCGCCATGGCCTTCGCCAAGAGCCAGCTCGCAGCAAATACCAGCCTGCCCTCCGAAGGCACCGTCTTCATCAGCATGGCTGACCTCTACAAAGACATGATCATCGATCCCGCACGACGGCTGATCGACCTCGGCTTCAAAATCGTCTCGACCTCCGGCACCGCCCGCGTTCTCCGCGAAGCAGGCCTCGAAGTCTCGACCGTCAAGAAGCTCAAAGAAGGTCGTCCCAACCTGCTGGACATGATGGCCAACCAGGAAGTCCAGTTCATCTTCAACACGCCTAGCGGCAAAGGCTCGCGGACGGACGAAGGCAAGATCCGCTCGGCATCGGTTTCGTACGGCGTGACCTGTGTCACCACGATCCCCGGCTGCCTCGCGGTTGTCAAAGCCCTCGAAGCACTCGCCGAAGATGCCACTCCCCAGGTCCGTGCCCTGCAGGACTGGATGGCCGATCTCTAAACGCAATCTCAAGTCGCTGTGCTCCTCATCAGCGTGAGGAGCACAGCCTTGTCTGATCAATCCCTCAGCGGTTCCGCTTCTTGCGTTTGGCATACGTGTCGCGTCGCTTCTCCGCGTGAAACACAAAGTAGCCGTCAATCTCGTGCACTTCGGTCCCTCCGAAAATGCTCGTCAGCTTCTTCTGGTACCACAGCCGTCGCCGTGTGACCATCACCATCCGTCCGCCGACCTTCAGCCGGTTGAATCCCTTCATGATAAACTGCTTGGCGACCGCAAAATCCTCATGGTAAGGCGGGTTAGAAAGAATCCAGTCGAAGTCGGTCTCCCGGTGATCCTGTAATCCGTCGCTCTGCAGAATCGTCACCCCCGCAACCTGGTTCCGTTCGGCGTTCTGTCGAGCCACTTTAACCGCCCGGGCATCGATGTCCGTCATCACCACATTCTCCGACCCCACAATCGAAGCCGCCAGAATTCCCACCACGCCCCAGCCGCATCCCAAATCCAGCACCCGCTCTCCTGGTGCAAATGTCACCGTCGAGAGCATCACTTCCGTCCCCCGGTCAAGATTCTGGGGAGAAAATAATTCCGCCGCAGTTTCAAACTGGAACTGCCGACTATGATAGGTAAGGGAGAATGGCATACAGGTACAACAGGTCTGGAGTTAAGAACGATTTTGTGTTAAGAAACCTTAACACTCGCAGGTCTGGATTCACACTCCAGATTACTGTATCTTCTGTGGAAACATACACATCCGACCTGGATTTCTCCATGGCCCGTCCTGGGTTTCCTGTGATGTAGATTTGATTTTTTCGGCACTGATACCTCAGCGGGCAAGGATCTGGCGTATGGAAAAAGGCGCTCACCCCCATTTCAAACCGGGACTCACCACCTGGATTCTCACGAGTCTGGTGCTGGGGATCTCCTGTGGTTTGTTCTTTGGCGAACTGTGTGCGCCCCTGAAAACGGTCGGCGAGATTTTCATCGGCCTCCTGCAGATGACCGTCCTCCCCTATATCACGCTCTCCCTGATCCTCAACCTCGGTCGGATCTCCATCCGTCAGACCAGGCACATGGCCCTCACCGTTGTCAGCCTGATGCTCATCCTCTGGTGCATCGGTCTGTTCACGGTCTGCCTGATGTCCCTCTCCTTTCCCTTCTGGCAGAAAGGCGCCTTCTTCAGTACCAGTATCATCGAAGGCCCCCAGACCGAAAGTCTGTACGATCTGTTTATTCCGGCGAACCCGTTCTTCTCGCTGGCCAATAACGCCGTCCCCGCCGTGGTCCTCTTCTCGATCGGTGTCGGCATCGCGTTGAGCACCATCCCCAAACGCGAACAGCTCCTCGCACCACTGTCCGTCGCCGTCAATGCGTTGATGAAACTCAACCGCTTCGTCGTGCATCTCTCCCCCTTCGGAGTCTTCGCGATCGTCGCTTACGCCGTCGGTACGCTCCCCTTTGAAAAGTTCGGCCTGCTGCAGGCTTACCTGATTACCTATACCGTCGCCACACTGATTCTGACCGTCGGCATTCTCCCCATGCTGATCTCCATCTGCACCCCGGTCCGCTACTGGGATGCCCTCCGCGTCTCCCAGCCGGCCGTCATCGCAGCCTTCGTCCTCAGCAGTACCTTCGCCGTCCTCCCCATCATTGTGGAATCGGCGCGGGAAATCCTCGAACGCTATAAACTGGAAAAAGATGAAACCGGCGGTTCGCCCGACGTGTTGATTCCCCTCGTCTTTCCCTTTCCCGATATGGGACGTATCGTCGGTCTGATCTTCATTCCCTTTTCCGCCTGGTTCTACGGCTCCAGCCTGATGCCCGATCAGTACCCCAAGTTTCTCTCGCTGGGCATGGCTGGCTCTTTCGCCAAACCCGCGGTCACCATCCCCTGGCTGCTCGACCTGATGCATATTCCGCACGACATCTTCCAGCTCTACCTCGCGGTCGGCGTCTATACCACCCGCCTGGGCGATGCGCTGCGTTCGGTCTACCTCTTCTCCTTCGCAATCCTCACAGCAGCCTCGCTCTCGGGAACGCTCAAGGTGCAGTGGAAACGCTTTTTCGTCTACACAACGCTCTCGCTGGTCATGGCAGGCATTGTCATCGCCAGCATTCATACCGTTCTCGAATATACATTCAAAAACCTCTACCAGTCCAAAGCGATGATCGCCGACCGCCAGCTGCTCTTCCCCGGCGTCAAGGAAACCATCCTCAAAGAATCGACTCCCAACCCGGACCCGATCCAGCCCGGCGAAACGCGTATCGACCGCATCCGCAAACGTGGCAAGATCCGGCTCGGCTTCGACGCCAAACGGCTGCCGTTCTCCTACTTCAACGATCGCGGCGAACTCGTCGGCTTCGACATCGATATGGCCCATCGCCTGGCCCTCGACCTCGGCGTCGATATCGAGTTCGTTCCTTTCACACCCCAGACGCTCGTTAAACAGTTGAACGCAGACCACTTCGACCTCGCCATGTCCGGACTGGAAGGCACCATCGAACGGGCGACCGCCTTCCCCGTCGCCGACTCTTACATGGACGTCACCCTCGCCATGGTCCTGCACGACTACCGCAAAGTCGAGTTCCTCGAATTCGAGAAACTCCGGCATTCCCCCGACCTCAAAATCGCCGTGGTCGCCAACAGCTTCTTTGACGAAAAAGCACATACGTTCTTCCCCAACGCCAGCTTCGTTTCCATCAATTCCGAAGAAGACTTCTTCGAAGAAAAAGCCGACGGCGCTGACCTGCTGGTCACCAGCGCCGAAGCCGGTGCCGCCTGGACGCTCCTCTATCCCGAGTTCTCCGTCATCAATCCTCTCAAGAAAAACGTGAAGGTTCCCATGTATTACCTGGGCGCCCACGACATCGAGTTCGAAGAATTCATGGAAGTCTGGCTCGAACTCAAAAAGAAGGAAGGCGTCTTCGAAGAACTCTACAACTACTGGATCCTCGGCAAAGACAACAAAAACGCCGAACCCCGCTGGTCCATCATCCGCGACGTCCTCCAATGGGTAGACTGAATCCAGAATCATAATCGACATCGACACCACCCGGTCAAGCTCTCCTGAAAAGATCATTCATATGGGTGGGCTCGGATGCACATCCGGGCCGAGCGCAGCGAGCAGGAGGTCGCAGCTGCCGATCTCAATATAAGATGCGCCTCTCTGACTGTAATTGGGACGTAATTCAGGACTTTTCGTGGACCATAATATTTCTCACCTATCATGGTTCCTCCCAGATTTCTTCCCACACGTCCCCTTTTCCTGCTATACTGTACACACATGAATTGACCCGTCATTGTTCAATCGATTCCGTCAGGAACCAGCCATGTCCGTTCGTCTGCTCCTCAGCCTCACACTCCTGTTCTGTCTGACCTCCCCAACTTTGAGTACCGCTACCGACCCCGACCCAACCCCCGTAGCAAAGCGCGAACTCAATGCCGCGGAAACCGAACACGCGCTGCAACTCCTCGCAGAGGAACTCACCAAAAATCTCGACGCCATCCACACCTGGCAGGGAACCTGCCTCTTTCAAAATCAAGTCCGGTTAGCTGATCCGCGCATTACCAAAAATTCCAAATGGCAAACCACCGAGGGACAGTACACCTTCTGGCTGGATGAAATTCACGACCGCCTGCGGGTAAATTACCATAAAATCAAAAAGCCCGATGAGTTCAACCTGCTCACGCCACAGACTCCCATAAAAGTGGGTCATCCAACAAACACCCAATGGATCGTCCAGGGTCTGGACGTCTGGGAATTGGGTGAGGAACGGTTCGGCTCCGTCAAAGGTTTTCCCGAAGGAATCCTGATCCCAGGCTCCACAGGTCGCGTCCTGTTTCGCAAGCTCAGGTATGAATCCGAACACAACGGTCTCTTCTTCGATCCCCGCGAACTGGTTGGTAATGGCTCGCACACCTTTGCCAGAACCTGTCGTATGTACGCCGACGCACTGAGCGGCAAACCAGGCACTGAAGAGAATTCCAAAGTTACCAAACGGATTATGATCACCGAACTCACTCCAGACTCGAATCACCGTCAATACCTCGTCAAAATCGATTATAACTCACCAGAAATCGAAGCTGCCCCCATCCGCTCTGAAACAACCTACGACTCTCGCTTTGGTTTCAACGCCATCAAATACGAACAGTTCCGTGGCTCAAGACTGATCCATAAACGCACCTTTCTTTACAATCGGGTCGGCGATATCTTCTTACCTCACGAAGTCGATATTGTCCGCTTTAGTTCCCGGTTGGCAGACCAGACAGAAATCGACCTTCGCCAGAACTTCAAACTGGTCGAATCAAAACTCAACCAGCCACTCGATCCAAATCAGTTCGAAATCAAATCACTCGAGCTGAAACCCGGCGAACGCATCGTCGACCAGATCCGCGGCAAAGCCTTCGTCCAATACGAAGGCCGCCTGGTCCCCGCCAGCCAGTTTCCCCTATTAATCAATTAGACTCCAATCATATTCCACATCCCAGCG
This window harbors:
- a CDS encoding class I SAM-dependent methyltransferase, with the translated sequence MPFSLTYHSRQFQFETAAELFSPQNLDRGTEVMLSTVTFAPGERVLDLGCGWGVVGILAASIVGSENVVMTDIDARAVKVARQNAERNQVAGVTILQSDGLQDHRETDFDWILSNPPYHEDFAVAKQFIMKGFNRLKVGGRMVMVTRRRLWYQKKLTSIFGGTEVHEIDGYFVFHAEKRRDTYAKRKKRNR
- the carB gene encoding carbamoyl-phosphate synthase large subunit; its protein translation is MPRRDDIKKILILGSGPIVIGQACEFDYSGTQACKALREDGYEVVLVNSNPATIMTDPETAHRTYIEPITWQYIQKVIEIEKPDALLPTLGGQTGLNAAMDLARRGILDQLGVELIGAREEVIAKAESRDQFKEAMTKIGLDCPRSAVVHNMEEANAAVKDIGLPIIIRASYTLGGTGGGVAYNREEFVEKVRSGLALSPVNEVLLEESILGWKEYEMEVMRDQADNVVIICSIENFDPMGVHTGDSITVAPAQTLTDKEYQRMRDATIACIREIGVETGGSNVQFAINPDTGRMTIIEMNPRVSRSSALASKATGFPIAKIAAKLAVGYRLDEIRNDITRETLACFEPTIDYVVTKIPRWTFEKFPDADPVLTVQMKSVGETMSIGRTFKESLQKALRGLEIGHFGLGGGNKDLWGTPKQPARDLIQSKLSIPNDERLFYLRYAFKSGMSVEEVHELSDIDPWFLNHIRQLVEFEDKIRAVSRLEDLDYAFMKQAKQHGYSDKQLAFWLDSTEMDVRQYRKSLGIEATFKQVDTCAAEFEAYTPYFYSTYEEENETPGNPDHKRRIMILGGGPNRIGQGIEFDYCCCQASFALQELGIESIMVNSNPETVSTDYDTSDHLFFEPLTTEDVLNICDRMQPDGVIVQFGGQTPLNLARGLEAAGINIIGTSPEMIDAAEDRERFQAILEKLELHQPPNGIATNIESARNVARKISYPILVRPSYVLGGRAMEICYDEESLVRYMNEAVSASPDHPVLVDQFLEDAIEVDVDAISDGITTLVGGVMEHIEEAGVHSGDSACVLPPHSLPDSVIDEIKRATHALARELKVKGLMNIQFAVKKTEDDYIVYILEVNPRASRTSPFVSKATGLPLPKIAAKVMAGVSLLEQNVTKEPKPKHTSVKESVFPFSRFLGVDIILGPEMRSTGEVMGISDGFAMAFAKSQLAANTSLPSEGTVFISMADLYKDMIIDPARRLIDLGFKIVSTSGTARVLREAGLEVSTVKKLKEGRPNLLDMMANQEVQFIFNTPSGKGSRTDEGKIRSASVSYGVTCVTTIPGCLAVVKALEALAEDATPQVRALQDWMADL
- a CDS encoding cation:dicarboxylate symporter family transporter, yielding MEKGAHPHFKPGLTTWILTSLVLGISCGLFFGELCAPLKTVGEIFIGLLQMTVLPYITLSLILNLGRISIRQTRHMALTVVSLMLILWCIGLFTVCLMSLSFPFWQKGAFFSTSIIEGPQTESLYDLFIPANPFFSLANNAVPAVVLFSIGVGIALSTIPKREQLLAPLSVAVNALMKLNRFVVHLSPFGVFAIVAYAVGTLPFEKFGLLQAYLITYTVATLILTVGILPMLISICTPVRYWDALRVSQPAVIAAFVLSSTFAVLPIIVESAREILERYKLEKDETGGSPDVLIPLVFPFPDMGRIVGLIFIPFSAWFYGSSLMPDQYPKFLSLGMAGSFAKPAVTIPWLLDLMHIPHDIFQLYLAVGVYTTRLGDALRSVYLFSFAILTAASLSGTLKVQWKRFFVYTTLSLVMAGIVIASIHTVLEYTFKNLYQSKAMIADRQLLFPGVKETILKESTPNPDPIQPGETRIDRIRKRGKIRLGFDAKRLPFSYFNDRGELVGFDIDMAHRLALDLGVDIEFVPFTPQTLVKQLNADHFDLAMSGLEGTIERATAFPVADSYMDVTLAMVLHDYRKVEFLEFEKLRHSPDLKIAVVANSFFDEKAHTFFPNASFVSINSEEDFFEEKADGADLLVTSAEAGAAWTLLYPEFSVINPLKKNVKVPMYYLGAHDIEFEEFMEVWLELKKKEGVFEELYNYWILGKDNKNAEPRWSIIRDVLQWVD